DNA sequence from the bacterium genome:
CCCGGCGCGACGCAGCGCGAGGCGTACCTGCCGCTGGAAGTCGAGGTGGCCCCAGAACGCGGCGTCGCCGGTCTTGGCGTAGACGACGCGGTGCCAGCACTTCCCCGGGGACCGGTCGCGCCACTTGCGCCAGCGGTCGCGTTCCCGGCCGGGATCCGTGGGATCGGCGTTGCGGGGGTCGAAGCCCTGCTCGCCGCCTTCGGGAGAGGCCGGGGTCCCCCCCGCTCCATCGTCGGCGATGCCATCGGGGCCGGGACGCTCGATCCCGCGCTCGGCGAAGATATGCTGCAGCTCGCCGTCGCAGGCCGCGCACTGGCCGCACGCACCGTCGAGACGGCAGTCGGGAACCGTCTCGCCGCGCTGCGCCGCCTCCCAGTCGCGACGCAGGAATTCCCGGTCGATCTGGGCGAAGATCCCGTCCCAGGGCAACGGATCGGCGGTATCGCGCGGCGCAAGGTACGCCTCCGGAGCGACGCCCGCCGCGGCGAAGGCCTCATCCCAGAGCGCCGCCTCGAACTGCTCGTCCCAGCCGTCGAAGCGGGCGCCGGCCGCCCAGGCGTGTTCGACCACGTCGCCGAGCCGTCCGTCGCCCAGACCCAGCACGCTCTCGAGCCTGGACACGTCGGGGTTGCGCAGGCTCACCTTGACCTTCAGGGGACGCAGACCGTCGAGCAGGCGCCGGTTGCGCCGCGCCATCGCGTCGCGATCGATCTGCCCCGCCCACTGGAAGGGCGTGTGGGCCTTGGGCGAGAAGGGCGAGACCGAGACGGTGATCTGGGAGCCGCCGCGCGGAACCGCGGCGACCACCTTGCCCGCCAGGTCGACGATGGCGTCCAGGTCGGCGTCGGTCTCGGTCGGCAGGCCGATCATGAAGTAGAGCTTGATGCGCTTGGCGCCGGCGTCGCTGGCCAGACGCACGCTGTCGAGCACGTCCCGTTCGGTGACGTTCTTGTTGATGACGTCGCGCAGGCGCTGGCTGCCGGCTTCCGGCGCGAAGGTGAACGACGCCGGCTTCTGCCGGCGGATCAGGTCGTAGACGGACTCGTCGAGTGCGTCGACGCGGAGGCTCGGCAATTCCAGGTTCGTCCGGGAGCCCGCCGTCCGCGCGAGGATCGCGGCCATGGCCTCGCCCAGGCCGCTGTAGTCGCAGGTGGACAGCGACAGCAGGGAGATCTCGTCCCAGCCGAGTTCGCGCGCGCCGCTGACGGCCGCGGCGACGACCTTCGCCACGTCGCGCTCTCGCACCGGTCGCGTGATCATGCCGGCCTGGCAGAACCGGCAGCCGCGGACGCAGCCGCGCATCACCTCCAGGGCGAGACGATCGTGCACGGCCTCGATGGCCGGCACCAGGATCGCCGGCGGCGGATGATCGTTGAGATCGCTCACCACCCGAGCTTCTGTGCGCTCGCGCCTGCCTTCCCACCAGGTGCCCGGAATGCCGCGCAGTCTCGCGAGCAGCTCGGCGCGGGATCCGCGCTCGCGCTTCCAGGCGCGCACCGCCGCGGCGACGTCCAGCACGACGTCCTCCCCGTCGCCGAGGCAGAACAGGTCCACGAAGGATCCCAGCACGGTCGGGTTGGCGGCGCAGTGGCCGCCGACGATCACCACGGGATCGCCGTCGCCGCGGTCGGCGGCGCGCAGAGGGATGCCCGCCAGATCTATCATGTTCAGGACATTCGTGTAGCAGAGCTCGTAACCCAAGGATATCCCCAGCACATCGAAACTGCGCACCGGCTTGCGAGCCTCCAGCGAGAAGAGCGGGATGCCCTCCGCCCGCAGGCGCTCCTCCATGTCGGGCCAGGGTGAGAAGACGATGTCGGCGTAGGTGTCCGGCGCGGCATTCAGACCGGCGTAGAGGATGCGCAGGCCGTTGTTGGAGATGCCGACCTCGTAGGCGTCCGGGAAGGCCAGCAGGAGGTTGGCCCTGTCGCCGCACCAGGGCACGCGCACGGCGCCGAGCTCGCCGCCGAGATAGCGGGCGGGCTTGGTCACGAGCGGCAGGATCCTGCGCCGCAGCACCGTCTCGAGCTGCTGCGGATCAGCGTGCCACGGTAAGGGGCGGCCGGCGCCGCCCGGGGCGGGTGCCTGCACGAGGCCTCTATTCCGATCTCGACCGGGCGCTACCGCCCACCCGGAGAGCCCACTTCCGGGGTATCCGCGCTCCGGCCCATGATCTCCTTGGTGAAGTCCGATTCGAAAGGCACGGGGTACCGGCCGTCGAAGCAGGCCGAGCAGTAATGCCCGGGCTTGCCGGTCGCCTTCAGGAGGCCCTCGATGGACAGATATGCGAGGGAATCGACACGCAGATAGGTGGCGATCTCGTCGACCGAATGGCTGGACGCGATCAGCTCGTTGCGCACGGGCGTGTCGATCCCGTAATAACAGGGATGCGTGATCGGGGGCGACGCGATGCGCAGATGCACCTCGGCCGCGCCCGCGGCGCGGATCAGCTTGACCAGCTTGCGCATGGTGGTGCCGCGCACGATCGAGTCGTCGACCAGGACGACGCGCTTCCCCGTCAGGATCCTCTGGACGGGATTGAACTTGATGCGCACAGACATGTCCCGGACCTTCTGGGCTGGCGATATGAAGGTTCGGCCCACGTAGTGGTTGCGGATCAATCCGAGCTCGAAGGGCAGACCCGTCTGCTGGGCGTAGCCGAGGGTCGCCGTGTTGCTCGAGTCGGGCACCGAGCAGACGAAGTCGGCGTCGACCGGGCTTTCCTGGCCCAGGACCGCGCCGCAGCGGCGGCGGATCTCGTCGACGCTCTCGCCGAAGACGGTGCTGTCGGGACGCGAGAAGTAGATGTGTTCGAAGACGCACTGGGTGATGCGGCCCTTGGGGGCCAGGCGCCGGCTGACGAGGCCATTCCCGTCCAGGATGACCATCTCGCCGGGCTCGACGTCCCGCAGGTACGCGCCGCCGATGATGTCGAACGCGCAGCTCTCCGAGGCGACCAGGTAGCTGTCCTTGAACCGTCCCAGGCAAAGGGGGCGGAAACCCAGTGGATCGCGTACCGCGATCAACTTGTCGCGCGTAAGCACGAGCAGGCTGTACGCGCCTTCCACCTGCTGCAAGGCTCCGGACACCGCATCCTCGAAGGTCCCGGTGCGGCTGCGGGCGATCAGGTGCAGGAAGACCTCGGTGTCGCAGGTGGTGCCGAAGATCGAGCCCTCGAGCTCCATCCCCCGGCGCAGCACGTGGGCGTTGACGAGATTCCCGTTGTGGGCCACCGCGACGGCGCCGCGGTGGCAGGTGACCTGCATCGGCTGCGCGTTCTCCACCCGGGACGTGCCCGTCGTGGAATAGCGCACGTGCCCGATGCTGAAGGTGCCGCCGAGCTTCTTGACCACGTCTTCGGTGAAGATGTCGGCTACCAGTCCCATGCGGCGGTAGGTGGATACGGCGTGCCCGTCGGAGACGGAGACGCCGGCGCTCTCCTGTCCACGATGCTGGAGAGCATGCAGGGCCAGGACGGACAGCTCGCCGGCGCCAGGACAGCCGGCGATGCCGACCACGCCGCATTCGTCACGCCAGTGATGTCCTTCCGCGGCCATGCCGCCTCCCCTGACGATTATGAACTGTCCTGAACGCGTCGCCTGCGACCAACCAACCCTGCATGTGCGGGTTGACCAGCAGGCCAGCGCCGACCCCGCGCGCCTCGGTCAGCCGGGCGGCCAGCGCTTCCGGATCCGGCGTGCCGGGCTCGAAGATCATCCTCCACACGACACCGGAGAGCAGGGGCCCGGTCTCGCCCAGCGGAAACGTGCAGACATCGACGGTCGCCGCGTCCCGTCGGGGAGCGCCGCCCAGCAACCGGTCATAGGGACCGTCGAGGGGGCCGGGCAGATCGGTGGCGATCGGCTCGCCCGGCCAGTCGCCGGGAAGGGCCCCGCCGAGCACGTCCGCGGTGAACCAGGTCTCGTCGTCGCTCTCGCGCCGGAAATGCGCGAAGTGGTGCTTGTTGGGGTTGAAGAAACGCCCCACGGTGAGCAACCGCTCCACGGACTCCGGCGCCGGTTCGCCTCGGGCCTGCCAGAAGGTATGGAATTCGGCGCGGTGGAGCATCTCCAGGGCCGCTCCGCCGGGCAGGACGTCGCGCATGACGCGCTCGGCCGTCTCCGCGTGCAGGTCCACGCCCTTGTGGCAGGTCATCAAGGTAACCTGAATGATCATAGATCGCCTCCAGTATGGCAAGTCGCTCCCTTGGGCCTCGGGCCCGGGAAGCAGGTGCCATCAGCAGAGTTCCACCAGCCTGCGCAGCAGGGCCATGCCCGGTCCGTCACCCCGCAAGGTCGCGCCGTCGCCCGTCGCCGCCCGCCGCCGGCGTCCCCAGGGATGGTTCAGATCCTCGGGAACCTGGAAAAGCCAGGCCGCGCGTTCGGGATGGGGCATCATGGCGAGCACGTTGCCGGCAGGGTTGGTCAGGGCGGCCGCCGCCAGCAGCGATCCGTTGGGATTGGCCGGCCCGCGGCCGTCGGCATCGGTGCCCGCGTAACGCAAAGCCAGCAGACCCTCGGCGGCCAGGACGCCGAAATGGTCCGGATCCTCGTGCGTGAAGCGCCCCTCGGCGTGCGCGATGGGCAACGGCAACGAGACGGGCAGGCCGCTCAGGAAGCGGCTGCGCGTCCCCTCGGCTCTCTCCAGCACGATCCAGCGGGTGAAATAGCCGCGCCGGCCCGGGTATCGGTTGGGCGCCAACGCCACCTCCAGACGGCCTGGTTCGCGGCCCGGCACGAGTCCCGCTTCGATCAGGACCTGGCAGCCGTTGCAGATGCCCAGGATGGGCTTGCCGGCCGCCGCGGCGTCCAGCAGCGCCGCGATGAGGGGATCCTTGGCCGCCACGGCGCCCGCGCGGACGCGATCCTGGTAGGAGAAACCGCCAGGCACGAGAAAACCGTCGAAGACCGCGAGTTCCCGCGCGGAGCGGGTCCAGCGGAAGATCTCTGGCGCAGCCCCGGCAGCGGCGAGCGCCCGTGCGGACTCGTCCTCGCAATTCATGCCGGGGAGCTGCAGCACGGCGATCCTGGGCGCAGCGCCGGTCGCGAGCGCCGGGGCCACGAACGCCTCCCCGTCCGGGCCGGGAGCGGGCAGGCGGCGGTCGGCGGGGTCCGGCAGGTCGCGCGTGGCCAGCAGACGCGTCAACCCCTCGCGCCAGGCGAGCTCCAGTTCGTCCAGGGCCGCGGCACAGACGGGAACGCCCGCAGCGTCGCGCAGGGTCAAGACGTCTCCATCGGTCACCGCGCCCAGCGCCGCCCAGCGCGCGCCGGCGGCGTCGAGGATGCGCTCGATCCGTCCGGCGTTGGCGCGCTTCGCCTCCACCACGAAGCCGCCGCGCTCGTTGTAGAGGAATTCGCGCGGCGTCAGGTGGGCACAGGGACGCGGCATGGCGAGGTCAGCGCCGAGACAGCCCTGTCCCTCCAGCCCGAGGGCCATCTCGGCCACGCAGACCGCCAACCCGCCGTCGCTGACGTCGTGCGCCGACTGGACCAGTCCCGCCTCGTGGAGAGAGCAGACGGCGTCGATCTCCGCACGGACCGCCTCCAGTTCGAGGCCCGGCGGGAGGTCCTCGCCGACGGCCAGACCGACCTCGCGGGCCAACGAGGCCTGCATCCGGTCGTTGGGCAGCCCCACCAGGTATAGACGGTTGCCGGCCTGCTTGAAGTGCATGCTGCGGCAGTGCGAGACGTCGGACACGTTGCCCACGCAGGCCACGATCGGCGACGGCGCCGCGGTCCTGCCCTTGGCGCTCTGGTTGTAGAAGGAGACGTTGCCGGACACCACGGGCAGCGGCTCGACGCCGCGGGCGTGCAGGGTGAGGCCGCGACAGGCGTCGCCGACACCGCGCACCGCCTCGCGGAACTGACGGAAGACCTCCGGCACCTCCGGATTGCCGAAGTTGAGACAGTCGGTCACCGCCGCGGGGCGTCCCCCCACGCACGCCACGTTGCGGGCGGCCTCGGTCACGGCGCGCGCCCCCGCCAGATAGGGGTCCGCCAGGCCCAGCAGGGGGTTGCCGTCGACGCTGACCGCCACGCCCAGGTCGCTGCCGGGGACCGGCGCCACCACGCCGGCGTCGGCCTCGCCCGGTCTCAGGACGGCGCAGCCCCGCACCTCGGAATCGTAGTGGCGGTAGAGGTGCTCTCGCGAGGCGACGTTCACGTGCCCCAGCAGCTGCAGCCACTCCTCGGCGATCGCCGCGTCGGGCGCCTCCGGCGCTTTCGGTCCCGTGACCGCGGGCGGCGGGGCGGGCGCCTCCGCGCGGGCGTAGCTCACGCCGCAGGTCACGGTCGCGACGGGCGATTCGCACAGGATACGGTCGCCGTGGCGCAGGCGGTAGACGCCGTCGTCGGTCACGACACCGATCCGGCGGGCGCAGGCGCCCTCGTACAGGGTCGGCAGCGCGAACTCCTCGTTGTAGATGCGCAGCACCTCGCCGGTGAAGCGCGCGGGCACGGCCAGGCAGTACCGCTCCTGGGTCTCGGAGCAGGCGACGACCCGCGCCGGCACGTCGTCCCCCGCGGTGTGCACCAGGGCGAGATCCACATCGCAGCCGCAGCCGCCGGCGTCGGCCAGCTCGCTGGTGACGCAGCTCACGCCGCCCGCGCCGAGATCCTTGAAGCCCACGGTGATACCGGCCTCGCGCGCCTTGCCCAGGACTTCCCGGTTCGCCACGGTCAGCACGCGCTTCAGGAACGGATCTGGCACCTGGACGCTGCCCTTGTTCTCGGTGGCGGCCGCGGCGTCAAGGGTGGCCGAGGCGAAGGCCGCCCCGCCCATGCCGCTCCAGTCGGTGGGTTTGCCCACGAGCACCAGGTCGTACGGCTCGTCCTTGGCCTGCGGCGGCACGGCCGAGTGGGTGATGTGATCCAGGGGCACCAGCCCGACGGCCACGACGTTGACCAGGCAATTGTCGTCGAAGGAAGGGTGGAAGTAGACGTCGCCGCCCAGGTTGGGCACGCCGAGCGCATTGCCGTACTCCCAGATGCCCGTGACCACCTGGCGGGCGATGTCCAGGCGGTGGTCGGCGCCGGGACCCTGCGGCCAGCAGAACCTGAGAGGGTCGAGGGTGCCGATCACCTCGCCGCCCATGCAGTAGACGTCACGCACGATGCCGCCTATGCCCGTTGCCGCGCCTTCGACCGGCATCACCTGACTGGGATGGTTGTGGCTCTCGTGGGCGATGACGATGCCGTAGCGCACGCCGTCCACGGTGCCAAAATCGAAGACGCCCGCGTCCTCCACCGGTCCCACGACGACGTTGCTCGCGTCCGTGGGCAGGAACGCCTTCAGGGTGGGACGGCTGCTCTTGTAGGAGCAGTGCTCGCTCCACATGGTGTCGAAGAGGGTCAGTTCGGTGAGCGTCGGGGCTCTCGCGAGCAGCTCCTGGACGCGGCGCGCCTCGGCCGGCGTGAGGGTCAGCGCGTGGGTCTTGAGCGCGGCGCGCAACGCGTTGTCGCCCAAGGCAGCGGCGTCGAGGGTCGCGAAGGAGGGATCGCGGGTCATGCCCGCTCCGGCGCGAGGGTGCGCGTGAAGATCCGGTCGAGGTTGCGTTGGTGGTGGGCGAGATCGAAACAGCGAGACAGGCCGTCTTCGCCGAGGGTCCCGGTGACCCATGCGTCGGCGCGCAGGCTATCCCGGAAATCGATGTCCTCGTCCCACACGCGCATGGCGCAGCGCTGCACCGCCGCGTAGGCGTCCTCGCGGGAGGCGCCCGCACCGACAAGGGCCAGCAGCACAGTCTGGGAGAAGACCATCCCGCGCACGCGGGCCATGTTCTCCAGCATGCGCTCGGGAAAGACCACGAGACCCTCGATCAGCCAGCTCATCTTGCCCAGCATGTAGTGCAGCAGGTGGCATGCGTCGGGGAAGATGATGCGTTCGGCGCTACTGTGGCTGATGTCGCGCTCGTGCCACAGGGCGACGTTCTCCATGGCCGTGAGGGCATAGCCGCGCAGCACGCGGGCCATGCCGGTGATCCGCTCGGAAATGATGGGGTTCTTCTTGTGGGGCATCGCCGAGCTGCCCTTCTGCCCCTTGGCGAAGGGCTCCTCGACCTCGTGGACGTCGGTCCGTTGCAGGTTGCGGATCTCCACCGCCATCTGCTCCAGGGTGGCGCCGATCAGGGCCAGGCTGGTCAAGAACGACGCGTGACGGTCGCGCTGCAGCACCTGCGTCGCCACCGGCGCCGCCTCCAGGCCGAGCCGGCGCATGGTCTCCGTCTCGATCTCGGGATCCAAGTGGGCCATGGTGCCGACCGCACCGGAGATCTGTCCGACCTTCACGTCATCGAGCGCCGCCTCCAGACGGCGCAGGCCGCGCCGCAGGGCGGCCCAGTAGACCAGCAGCTTCAGTCCGAAGGTCGTCGGTTCGGCGTGGATGCCGTGGCTGCGTCCCACCATGGGCGTGTGCTGATGCTCGAGCGCGCGGGTCTTCAGAACGTCCAGGAGCTGCCGCAAGGCGCCGTGCAGCACTTCGCCCGCCTCGCACATCTGCAGCGCGAAGGCGGTGTCGCCCAGGTCGCTGCTGGTCATGCCCTCGTGCACGTAGCGGGATTCGGGCCCGATGTTCTCGCCCAGGTCGGTCAAGAACGCGATGACGTCGTGATGGACGGTCTGCTCGATCTCCAGCACCCTGTCGGTATCGAAGGCCGCCTTCTCGCGGATCACGCGGGCGGCCTCGGCGGGGATATCCCCGCGCTCGGCCCGCACCTCGCAGACGAGGATCTCGATTTCCTGCCAGATCTCGAGCTTGCGGCGGAGCGACCAGATGGCCCGCATCTCGGGGGTTTCGTAACGGGGTATCAAGGCAGCACCTCGGTGAACGACCCATCGGTAACTATCTGTATATCATCAACATCCAGCCCCTGACGCCCGGGGCGGGCGGGGGACGCGAGGCAGGTCGTGGGAACGCCGGAGAACATAGCCCAGATCGGACCAGAAAGGAAGCATCACTTGCAGGGCGGGGCGCGTCTACTCCCGCCGCCGGGGATCCTCCTCCAGCACGATCGTCCCCGCGAACTCCTTCCCCTCGCGGTAGGCCATGAACTCGAGCTGGGTGCCCACCTTGGCCTCGTAGACCAGGCGGTTGAAGGTGTCGGCGTCGTTGAGCGCCACG
Encoded proteins:
- a CDS encoding TIGR03936 family radical SAM-associated protein, with protein sequence MQAPAPGGAGRPLPWHADPQQLETVLRRRILPLVTKPARYLGGELGAVRVPWCGDRANLLLAFPDAYEVGISNNGLRILYAGLNAAPDTYADIVFSPWPDMEERLRAEGIPLFSLEARKPVRSFDVLGISLGYELCYTNVLNMIDLAGIPLRAADRGDGDPVVIVGGHCAANPTVLGSFVDLFCLGDGEDVVLDVAAAVRAWKRERGSRAELLARLRGIPGTWWEGRRERTEARVVSDLNDHPPPAILVPAIEAVHDRLALEVMRGCVRGCRFCQAGMITRPVRERDVAKVVAAAVSGARELGWDEISLLSLSTCDYSGLGEAMAAILARTAGSRTNLELPSLRVDALDESVYDLIRRQKPASFTFAPEAGSQRLRDVINKNVTERDVLDSVRLASDAGAKRIKLYFMIGLPTETDADLDAIVDLAGKVVAAVPRGGSQITVSVSPFSPKAHTPFQWAGQIDRDAMARRNRRLLDGLRPLKVKVSLRNPDVSRLESVLGLGDGRLGDVVEHAWAAGARFDGWDEQFEAALWDEAFAAAGVAPEAYLAPRDTADPLPWDGIFAQIDREFLRRDWEAAQRGETVPDCRLDGACGQCAACDGELQHIFAERGIERPGPDGIADDGAGGTPASPEGGEQGFDPRNADPTDPGRERDRWRKWRDRSPGKCWHRVVYAKTGDAAFWGHLDFQRQVRLALRRAGLPAAYSQGFNPQPLLKFGPPLPVGVAGDAEMLDLAFTHLAPAWEETLNRHLPAGVRVLASAEVGPVLSGAIDKDVDRYDYRAVLPPPGEGGPEPEASRRAIASFLDTTSRIYLRRRPKGDIEVDVRSLVCGDRLTVEDAPCPETGGAVLNFSLQRPPGEAGLPVFDFLAAVCGGLLPEPRLARVRRTALLARRRNGGWMSPLVRILELNQRLWLRKHLSA
- a CDS encoding amidophosphoribosyltransferase — encoded protein: MAAEGHHWRDECGVVGIAGCPGAGELSVLALHALQHRGQESAGVSVSDGHAVSTYRRMGLVADIFTEDVVKKLGGTFSIGHVRYSTTGTSRVENAQPMQVTCHRGAVAVAHNGNLVNAHVLRRGMELEGSIFGTTCDTEVFLHLIARSRTGTFEDAVSGALQQVEGAYSLLVLTRDKLIAVRDPLGFRPLCLGRFKDSYLVASESCAFDIIGGAYLRDVEPGEMVILDGNGLVSRRLAPKGRITQCVFEHIYFSRPDSTVFGESVDEIRRRCGAVLGQESPVDADFVCSVPDSSNTATLGYAQQTGLPFELGLIRNHYVGRTFISPAQKVRDMSVRIKFNPVQRILTGKRVVLVDDSIVRGTTMRKLVKLIRAAGAAEVHLRIASPPITHPCYYGIDTPVRNELIASSHSVDEIATYLRVDSLAYLSIEGLLKATGKPGHYCSACFDGRYPVPFESDFTKEIMGRSADTPEVGSPGGR
- the purL gene encoding phosphoribosylformylglycinamidine synthase subunit PurL — protein: MTRDPSFATLDAAALGDNALRAALKTHALTLTPAEARRVQELLARAPTLTELTLFDTMWSEHCSYKSSRPTLKAFLPTDASNVVVGPVEDAGVFDFGTVDGVRYGIVIAHESHNHPSQVMPVEGAATGIGGIVRDVYCMGGEVIGTLDPLRFCWPQGPGADHRLDIARQVVTGIWEYGNALGVPNLGGDVYFHPSFDDNCLVNVVAVGLVPLDHITHSAVPPQAKDEPYDLVLVGKPTDWSGMGGAAFASATLDAAAATENKGSVQVPDPFLKRVLTVANREVLGKAREAGITVGFKDLGAGGVSCVTSELADAGGCGCDVDLALVHTAGDDVPARVVACSETQERYCLAVPARFTGEVLRIYNEEFALPTLYEGACARRIGVVTDDGVYRLRHGDRILCESPVATVTCGVSYARAEAPAPPPAVTGPKAPEAPDAAIAEEWLQLLGHVNVASREHLYRHYDSEVRGCAVLRPGEADAGVVAPVPGSDLGVAVSVDGNPLLGLADPYLAGARAVTEAARNVACVGGRPAAVTDCLNFGNPEVPEVFRQFREAVRGVGDACRGLTLHARGVEPLPVVSGNVSFYNQSAKGRTAAPSPIVACVGNVSDVSHCRSMHFKQAGNRLYLVGLPNDRMQASLAREVGLAVGEDLPPGLELEAVRAEIDAVCSLHEAGLVQSAHDVSDGGLAVCVAEMALGLEGQGCLGADLAMPRPCAHLTPREFLYNERGGFVVEAKRANAGRIERILDAAGARWAALGAVTDGDVLTLRDAAGVPVCAAALDELELAWREGLTRLLATRDLPDPADRRLPAPGPDGEAFVAPALATGAAPRIAVLQLPGMNCEDESARALAAAGAAPEIFRWTRSARELAVFDGFLVPGGFSYQDRVRAGAVAAKDPLIAALLDAAAAGKPILGICNGCQVLIEAGLVPGREPGRLEVALAPNRYPGRRGYFTRWIVLERAEGTRSRFLSGLPVSLPLPIAHAEGRFTHEDPDHFGVLAAEGLLALRYAGTDADGRGPANPNGSLLAAAALTNPAGNVLAMMPHPERAAWLFQVPEDLNHPWGRRRRAATGDGATLRGDGPGMALLRRLVELC
- a CDS encoding adenylosuccinate lyase, with the translated sequence MIPRYETPEMRAIWSLRRKLEIWQEIEILVCEVRAERGDIPAEAARVIREKAAFDTDRVLEIEQTVHHDVIAFLTDLGENIGPESRYVHEGMTSSDLGDTAFALQMCEAGEVLHGALRQLLDVLKTRALEHQHTPMVGRSHGIHAEPTTFGLKLLVYWAALRRGLRRLEAALDDVKVGQISGAVGTMAHLDPEIETETMRRLGLEAAPVATQVLQRDRHASFLTSLALIGATLEQMAVEIRNLQRTDVHEVEEPFAKGQKGSSAMPHKKNPIISERITGMARVLRGYALTAMENVALWHERDISHSSAERIIFPDACHLLHYMLGKMSWLIEGLVVFPERMLENMARVRGMVFSQTVLLALVGAGASREDAYAAVQRCAMRVWDEDIDFRDSLRADAWVTGTLGEDGLSRCFDLAHHQRNLDRIFTRTLAPERA